In Opitutaceae bacterium TAV5, one genomic interval encodes:
- a CDS encoding exosortase, which produces MQAFLKKSAVALSPGFFGALLVAAAFMGFIAWDQSHWWRLKEDYGFGWLVPAFVAFVVYDRWPRIKTAAAACMAPDSPRATGGARITLGVVFTLSALFGILLFFAGAFYRAGAGASYPGTLAITLGSAGILFALLFLNTPATPSARPSRLLDDARVQLLALFVFPVLVWLVSAPMVSVVENNLSLFLLNRVTSVVFFVFDILGLQIEQQGNVLVLPKGQVGVAEACSGIRSLTGCLFAGSFLAAVFLHKLWKKIALVGCAMLFAFFTNLLRGIFLTAWAYNYGPEAIEGTVHDTAGYAVLGLTVIGLLCLLPLFNLRISFSDDDADSSGDDNGNSNAGGPAPTPAPQK; this is translated from the coding sequence ATGCAGGCCTTTCTCAAAAAATCCGCTGTCGCACTCTCCCCCGGTTTCTTTGGCGCGCTGCTCGTGGCAGCGGCGTTCATGGGCTTCATCGCCTGGGACCAGTCGCACTGGTGGAGGCTGAAGGAGGATTACGGGTTCGGCTGGCTCGTGCCGGCGTTTGTCGCCTTTGTCGTTTATGACCGCTGGCCGCGCATCAAGACCGCCGCCGCCGCGTGCATGGCGCCGGACAGCCCTCGCGCCACCGGCGGCGCCCGGATCACGCTCGGCGTCGTTTTCACGCTCTCCGCCCTGTTCGGCATCCTGCTGTTTTTTGCCGGAGCCTTTTACCGCGCCGGCGCCGGCGCCTCGTATCCCGGCACGCTCGCCATCACGCTCGGCAGCGCCGGCATCCTCTTTGCCCTGCTCTTCCTCAACACCCCGGCCACACCTTCCGCCAGACCTTCCCGGCTGCTCGACGACGCCCGCGTGCAGTTGCTCGCCCTCTTCGTGTTTCCCGTGCTCGTCTGGCTGGTCTCCGCCCCGATGGTCTCCGTCGTGGAAAACAACCTCAGCCTCTTCCTGCTCAACCGGGTGACGTCGGTCGTGTTTTTCGTGTTCGACATCCTCGGGCTCCAGATCGAACAACAGGGCAACGTGCTCGTCCTGCCCAAGGGCCAGGTCGGCGTGGCCGAAGCCTGCTCCGGCATCCGTTCGCTCACCGGCTGCCTCTTTGCCGGCTCGTTCCTCGCGGCCGTGTTCCTGCACAAGCTCTGGAAAAAAATCGCGCTGGTCGGCTGCGCCATGCTCTTCGCATTTTTCACCAACCTGCTGCGCGGCATTTTCCTCACCGCCTGGGCCTACAATTACGGACCCGAGGCCATCGAAGGCACCGTCCACGACACCGCCGGCTACGCCGTCCTCGGCCTGACCGTCATCGGCCTCCTCTGCCTGCTTCCGCTCTTCAACCTCAGGATCAGCTTCTCCGACGATGACGCCGACAGCAGCGGCGACGACAACGGCAACAGCAACGCCGGCGGCCCCGCCCCGACCCCCGCCCCGCAGAAATAA
- a CDS encoding aminotransferase class IV encodes MSTPFIQANTNGRLHRADEPSISPLNRGFLYGDAVYEVWRTYHGVIFAWEEHWQRLERSAAALHLTLPFSAAAILGELRKTASAFRAASREQGDLYLRLQVTRGAGPIGLDTALADRTDFVILVQPVPKLSSSQLETGLKLSLATGLRRNPPDALDPAWKTGNYLNNILCLREARARGADEVVITNQRGEITEAAVCNIAFVRGGELLTPPLEAGILAGITRGLLFSGIAAQAGVGIREEVIRPADLAGMDECCLLSTTKDLQPVGAIDGHRYRTGADTVTRRVKAAFAAHARGVADRRRPELAA; translated from the coding sequence ATGAGCACACCTTTTATACAAGCCAACACCAACGGACGGCTCCATCGGGCCGACGAGCCTTCCATCTCGCCACTCAATCGCGGTTTCCTTTATGGAGACGCGGTTTATGAGGTATGGCGCACCTATCACGGCGTCATTTTCGCCTGGGAGGAACACTGGCAGCGGCTGGAACGCTCGGCGGCGGCGCTGCACCTGACACTGCCCTTTTCGGCCGCCGCCATCCTTGGCGAGCTCCGGAAAACAGCCAGCGCCTTTCGCGCCGCCAGCAGGGAACAGGGCGATCTTTACCTGCGCCTGCAGGTGACGCGCGGCGCGGGACCCATCGGACTCGACACCGCGCTGGCCGACCGGACGGATTTCGTGATCCTCGTGCAACCGGTGCCGAAACTCAGTTCCTCGCAGCTCGAAACCGGCCTGAAACTGTCGCTCGCCACCGGCCTGCGCCGCAACCCGCCCGATGCCCTCGATCCGGCCTGGAAAACCGGCAATTACCTGAACAACATCCTCTGCCTGCGCGAGGCGCGCGCCCGCGGGGCGGACGAGGTGGTCATCACCAACCAGCGCGGCGAGATCACGGAGGCCGCCGTGTGCAACATCGCGTTCGTGCGGGGCGGCGAACTGCTCACACCGCCGCTGGAAGCCGGCATCCTCGCGGGCATTACGCGCGGACTGCTGTTCTCCGGCATCGCCGCGCAGGCGGGAGTCGGGATCCGTGAAGAGGTGATCCGGCCCGCCGACCTCGCCGGGATGGACGAGTGCTGCCTGCTTTCCACGACCAAGGACCTGCAGCCGGTCGGCGCGATCGACGGGCATCGTTACCGGACCGGCGCGGATACGGTGACGCGCCGGGTCAAGGCCGCTTTCGCCGCCCACGCGCGCGGCGTGGCCGACCGGCGGCGCCCTGAACTGGCGGCCTGA
- a CDS encoding mucin — MVIQKIKELEELKARAAKLAATIDAERTAELAALPGKYGYSDINEFIKALKLAVGVRGARGRKGAKAAKAPKAAATGKRTRAKITPELKEQVKAAVLEGKSGSEIAAAFGISLPSVQNIKKEFGLVKAREAAPSEGAAPVAS, encoded by the coding sequence ATGGTTATACAGAAGATCAAGGAACTTGAAGAACTGAAAGCCCGCGCCGCCAAGCTTGCGGCTACCATCGATGCCGAGCGCACTGCCGAACTGGCAGCGCTGCCTGGCAAATATGGCTATAGTGATATCAACGAATTCATCAAGGCGCTGAAACTGGCTGTCGGCGTCCGTGGTGCCCGTGGCCGCAAGGGCGCCAAGGCTGCCAAGGCCCCCAAGGCCGCCGCTACCGGCAAGCGCACCCGCGCCAAGATCACCCCCGAGCTCAAGGAGCAGGTGAAGGCCGCGGTGCTTGAAGGCAAGAGCGGCAGCGAAATCGCCGCTGCGTTCGGCATCTCGCTCCCCAGCGTGCAAAACATCAAGAAAGAGTTCGGTCTCGTGAAAGCCCGTGAAGCCGCTCCCTCCGAGGGCGCTGCTCCCGTGGCTTCCTGA
- a CDS encoding gluconate 5-dehydrogenase, translating to MSSTDYLSSLFSLKGRVAVVIGGTGELCGAMAEGLAGAGARVVLVGRNQEKAQARIDRITQQGGAATFIAAEASDKSQLEALLASVLASHGQVDIVVNGAGINSATPFLDITEEECDRILRVNYKSVFLGCQVFGKYLLERGKGGSIINLGSMSGLVPLSRVFTYSASKAAVHNLSKNLAREWAPQGIRVNTVVPGFFPAEQNRKVLTPERVASIMGHTPMKRFGEARELVGATLLLSSDAGAFITGSEIVVDGGYHAMTI from the coding sequence ATGAGCAGCACTGATTATCTTTCCTCTCTCTTTTCCCTGAAAGGCCGCGTCGCGGTCGTCATTGGCGGCACCGGCGAGCTTTGCGGTGCGATGGCCGAAGGGCTGGCCGGCGCCGGCGCCCGCGTCGTCCTCGTGGGCCGCAATCAGGAAAAAGCGCAGGCCCGCATCGACCGGATCACCCAACAAGGTGGCGCCGCGACCTTTATCGCCGCCGAGGCCAGCGACAAGAGCCAGCTCGAAGCCCTGCTCGCCAGCGTGCTCGCCAGCCACGGGCAGGTTGATATTGTCGTCAACGGCGCCGGTATCAACTCGGCCACGCCGTTCCTCGATATAACCGAGGAAGAGTGCGATCGTATCCTTCGCGTTAATTACAAAAGCGTATTTCTGGGCTGCCAGGTCTTTGGCAAGTACTTGCTGGAACGTGGCAAGGGCGGATCTATTATTAATCTTGGTTCCATGTCGGGCCTTGTCCCCCTGTCGCGTGTGTTCACCTATTCGGCCAGCAAGGCGGCCGTTCACAACCTTTCGAAAAACCTCGCCCGCGAGTGGGCGCCGCAAGGCATCCGGGTCAACACAGTCGTCCCCGGTTTTTTCCCCGCCGAACAAAATCGCAAGGTGCTCACCCCCGAGCGCGTCGCTTCTATCATGGGCCATACGCCCATGAAACGATTTGGGGAAGCGCGCGAACTTGTTGGCGCGACGCTCCTTCTTTCCAGTGATGCCGGCGCCTTTATCACCGGTTCCGAGATCGTGGTCGATGGCGGTTATCATGCCATGACGATTTGA
- a CDS encoding dehydrogenase — protein sequence MKNAPAGQPVTFALVGCGSIAPTQIKALQGLPDDARLVYCCDEVPERAEKLAAEFNLKTIGWKALLADPEIDAVTVCLPSGLHARLGAEALAAGKHVMVEKPMDVSVAACDALAGAALAAGRQLAVISQHRFDPATQLVHGTITRGELGRVILADVRIPWYRTQEYYDSGDWRGTWELDGGGCLMNQGIHTLDLMLWLCGPVKTVYAQMRTAAHERIEVEDVVTATLTFANGAIGSLVASTSTYPGFAARIEVSGTEGTAIIEGDELHTLAIKGRETLSGGHATAHALQVATGGTKSAVSHAAADPVPAGEAGSGWKWGDAHRAQFRDFIRAIRTGSRPLVDAAAGRAAVQLINAVYASARSGGVVTL from the coding sequence ATGAAAAACGCGCCCGCCGGACAGCCGGTCACTTTCGCTCTCGTTGGTTGCGGTTCGATCGCTCCCACGCAAATCAAGGCCCTGCAAGGGCTTCCAGATGATGCCCGTCTCGTCTATTGTTGTGATGAAGTGCCCGAACGGGCGGAAAAGCTGGCGGCGGAGTTCAACCTCAAGACGATCGGCTGGAAGGCGTTGCTGGCTGATCCGGAGATCGATGCCGTGACGGTTTGTCTGCCCAGCGGCCTGCATGCGCGTCTGGGCGCGGAGGCGCTGGCGGCGGGCAAGCATGTGATGGTGGAGAAGCCGATGGATGTCTCGGTGGCGGCGTGCGACGCGCTGGCCGGGGCCGCGCTGGCGGCGGGGCGGCAACTGGCGGTGATTTCCCAGCACCGGTTCGACCCGGCGACGCAGCTTGTGCATGGCACGATCACGCGTGGCGAGCTCGGGCGGGTGATTCTCGCCGACGTGCGCATTCCCTGGTATCGCACGCAGGAGTATTACGACTCCGGCGACTGGCGCGGCACCTGGGAGCTGGACGGCGGCGGGTGCCTCATGAACCAGGGCATCCATACGCTCGACCTCATGCTCTGGCTGTGCGGCCCGGTGAAGACGGTTTACGCGCAGATGCGGACGGCGGCCCACGAACGGATCGAGGTCGAGGACGTCGTGACGGCAACCCTGACGTTTGCCAACGGCGCCATCGGTTCGCTGGTGGCGAGCACGTCGACGTATCCCGGTTTCGCGGCGCGCATCGAAGTCAGTGGCACGGAGGGGACGGCGATCATCGAGGGTGACGAACTGCACACGCTCGCGATCAAGGGCCGCGAAACGCTCTCCGGCGGCCATGCGACGGCGCATGCCTTGCAGGTGGCGACCGGCGGGACGAAGTCGGCGGTGAGCCATGCGGCGGCCGATCCGGTGCCGGCCGGCGAGGCCGGATCGGGCTGGAAGTGGGGCGATGCCCATCGGGCGCAGTTTCGCGATTTCATCCGGGCCATCCGCACCGGGAGCCGCCCGCTCGTCGATGCCGCCGCCGGGCGCGCCGCGGTGCAGCTTATCAATGCCGTCTACGCTTCCGCCCGCAGCGGCGGGGTGGTGACGCTCTGA
- a CDS encoding ABC transporter, producing the protein MKPLGLIHNAVRAKEIFSVLARHGFANLLNQVDPQGGWWQRLVPQPATRRTLWERTRLALEELGPTFIKAGQIMSMRPDVLPHGLILELRKLQNSVTPLPFEEMREVLVDELELEPREVFATFDETPIASASLAQVYFATLPDGREVAVKVQRPNLSRSVHTDLDLLAWFAGQLHQRVHAFQPYDLPAVVAEVREGLLRELDFRNEVLNQQYFNTLNPHPEKVFAPAVVEELCGERVLVMERINGASVSAARLTREEAQRIAANGAESILHQVLVIGFFHADPHAGNILITPDGRVCFLDWGMAGNLTRRLRHGLADLLSAAVGQDAERIVQIAAELGSPSGRADLRAMERDVTLVLRQDFNTAINHVQIGRVMLKLLFIFGQNGINITRDYSLMAKAVLSIEETARTLDPSFDLPRLARPILREQQRERTGPRAMLRETRQFLHTLATGARELPSGIFRIIRRMERDDLTIKFRHEGLEDLDDALKTASNRITLGVIIGSLIMGSSLIVTARVGPNVFGYPLLGMAGYLLSALFGCYIVWDIFRHGRHR; encoded by the coding sequence ATGAAGCCGCTCGGCCTCATCCACAACGCCGTCCGCGCCAAGGAGATTTTCTCCGTCCTCGCGCGCCACGGCTTTGCCAATCTCCTCAACCAGGTCGATCCGCAAGGCGGCTGGTGGCAGCGGCTCGTGCCGCAGCCCGCCACGCGCCGCACACTCTGGGAACGCACACGGCTCGCGCTCGAGGAGCTCGGCCCCACCTTCATCAAGGCCGGCCAGATCATGAGCATGCGGCCCGACGTGCTCCCGCACGGCCTCATCCTCGAACTGCGCAAGCTCCAGAATTCCGTCACTCCCCTGCCCTTCGAGGAGATGCGCGAGGTCCTTGTCGACGAGCTCGAACTCGAGCCGCGCGAAGTGTTCGCCACGTTTGACGAAACGCCCATCGCCTCCGCCTCGCTCGCCCAGGTCTATTTCGCCACCCTGCCCGACGGCCGCGAGGTGGCCGTGAAAGTCCAGCGCCCCAACCTCTCGCGCAGCGTCCATACCGATCTCGACCTGCTCGCCTGGTTTGCCGGGCAGCTTCACCAGCGCGTCCACGCGTTCCAGCCCTACGACCTGCCCGCCGTCGTCGCCGAGGTCCGCGAAGGCCTGTTGCGCGAACTCGATTTCCGCAACGAGGTCCTCAACCAGCAATACTTCAACACGCTCAATCCTCACCCCGAAAAAGTCTTCGCGCCCGCCGTCGTCGAAGAGCTTTGCGGCGAACGTGTCCTCGTCATGGAGCGCATCAATGGCGCCTCCGTCTCGGCCGCCCGCCTGACACGCGAGGAGGCGCAGCGCATCGCCGCCAACGGCGCCGAATCCATCCTCCACCAGGTGCTCGTCATCGGCTTTTTCCACGCCGACCCGCATGCCGGCAACATTCTCATCACGCCCGACGGGCGCGTCTGTTTTCTCGACTGGGGCATGGCCGGCAACCTCACCCGCCGCCTGCGCCACGGTCTGGCCGACCTGCTCAGCGCCGCCGTCGGCCAGGACGCCGAGCGGATCGTGCAGATCGCCGCCGAGCTCGGCAGCCCCTCCGGCCGCGCCGACCTCCGCGCCATGGAGCGCGACGTCACGCTCGTCCTCCGGCAGGATTTCAACACCGCGATCAACCACGTGCAGATCGGCCGCGTGATGCTGAAGCTGCTCTTCATTTTCGGGCAAAACGGCATCAACATCACCCGCGACTACTCGCTGATGGCCAAGGCCGTGCTCTCCATCGAGGAGACGGCGCGCACGCTCGATCCCTCCTTCGATCTGCCGCGGCTTGCCCGGCCCATCCTCAGGGAACAGCAGCGCGAGCGCACCGGGCCCCGCGCCATGCTCCGCGAGACGCGGCAGTTTCTGCACACGCTGGCGACCGGCGCGCGCGAGCTGCCGTCGGGGATCTTCCGCATCATCCGCCGGATGGAGCGCGACGACCTGACGATCAAGTTCCGGCATGAAGGCCTCGAGGACCTGGACGACGCGCTCAAGACGGCGAGCAACCGCATCACGCTCGGCGTCATCATCGGTTCGCTGATCATGGGTTCGTCGCTGATCGTGACGGCGCGCGTGGGGCCGAATGTATTCGGTTATCCGTTACTCGGCATGGCCGGCTACCTGCTTTCGGCGCTCTTCGGCTGCTACATCGTGTGGGATATTTTCCGCCACGGCCGGCACAGGTAG
- a CDS encoding permease translates to MTPLFFTIAIALISISAGALGSLVGVGGGIIVVPALTLLMGVDIQHAIAASIISVIATSSGAASSYVRERITNIRLAMVMEIATALGALCGAFLAAVVSGRWLYLLFGVVLCYTAWSMSRKSKGHVREPVPDPWADRLKLHGSYFDRAEGREISYRVSRSKLGLVVSYVAGVVSGLLGIGGGVLKVPVMNLAMGLPIKVCTATSNFMIGVTAATSAAVYFMRGDIKPFIAAPVAVGVIIGAKIGARLLGRLKGNVIRVTFVAVLVISAVQMLWKGI, encoded by the coding sequence GTGACACCACTGTTCTTCACCATCGCCATCGCGCTGATCTCGATTTCAGCCGGCGCGCTCGGTTCGCTCGTCGGCGTCGGCGGCGGCATCATTGTCGTGCCCGCGCTCACGCTCCTCATGGGCGTGGATATCCAGCACGCCATCGCCGCGTCGATCATCTCGGTCATCGCCACCTCCAGCGGCGCGGCCTCGTCCTACGTGCGCGAACGCATCACCAACATCCGCCTCGCCATGGTCATGGAAATCGCCACGGCGCTCGGCGCGCTGTGCGGCGCGTTTCTCGCCGCTGTCGTTTCGGGGCGCTGGCTCTACCTCCTGTTCGGCGTGGTGCTCTGTTACACCGCGTGGTCGATGTCGCGCAAAAGCAAGGGCCACGTCCGCGAGCCCGTGCCCGATCCCTGGGCCGACCGGCTGAAGCTGCACGGCTCCTACTTCGACCGCGCCGAGGGCCGCGAAATCTCCTACCGCGTCTCGCGCTCGAAACTCGGCCTCGTGGTCAGCTACGTCGCCGGCGTGGTCAGCGGCCTCCTCGGCATCGGCGGCGGCGTGCTCAAGGTGCCCGTCATGAACCTCGCCATGGGCCTGCCGATCAAGGTCTGCACGGCCACGAGCAACTTCATGATCGGCGTGACCGCCGCCACCAGCGCGGCGGTGTATTTCATGCGCGGCGACATCAAGCCCTTCATCGCCGCCCCGGTGGCGGTGGGCGTGATCATCGGCGCGAAAATCGGGGCGAGGCTGCTCGGCCGGCTCAAGGGCAACGTCATCCGCGTCACCTTCGTCGCCGTCCTCGTCATCTCTGCCGTGCAGATGCTCTGGAAAGGGATTTGA
- a CDS encoding deoxyguanosinetriphosphate triphosphohydrolase, whose translation MTNTFYNDFDRETWGGERKIDYRTPFQIDRDRVIHSHSFRKLQSKTQVFLSGEYDFYRTRLTHSMEVAQIGRSICTWLRSRESGPLRDDFYIDPDLVEAIGLSHDLGHPPFGHAGERTLQELMASHGGFEGNAQTLHLLTDTIYQDGKSVRGMQPTRAFMDGVLKYKKLYGEYPADRPRPEHHFLYDTQAACRDFVFGARPLPDDLRTGGDGLALNRFKSVECQIMDWADDTAYSLNDIVDGARAGFLTQETIEAWAADQAMDVRQQQYFDKLIEFIRGGKLERVFAAKVGDFIQACALRERANFMSGATHRYRFELVISDTAKREAAFYKKLALDLIFRSPQLQQMEHKGRRVLRELWQMCQNNYVSGEARPLMILPTRVGALLKAETTDAGRARQICDWLAGLTDTMIVRTYKRMTDPDFGSIRDLD comes from the coding sequence ATGACCAACACCTTCTACAACGACTTCGACCGGGAAACCTGGGGCGGCGAGCGCAAGATCGACTACCGCACCCCCTTCCAGATCGATCGCGACCGCGTCATCCACTCGCACTCGTTCCGCAAGCTCCAGTCGAAGACCCAGGTGTTCCTCTCCGGCGAATACGATTTTTACCGCACGCGCCTCACCCACTCGATGGAAGTCGCCCAGATCGGCCGCTCCATCTGCACCTGGCTGCGCTCGCGCGAAAGCGGCCCGCTGCGCGACGATTTTTACATCGACCCCGATCTCGTCGAGGCCATCGGCCTCTCGCACGATCTCGGCCATCCTCCCTTCGGCCACGCCGGCGAGCGCACGCTCCAGGAACTCATGGCCAGCCACGGCGGCTTCGAAGGCAACGCCCAGACGCTCCACCTCCTGACCGACACCATTTACCAGGACGGCAAATCCGTGCGCGGCATGCAGCCCACCCGCGCCTTCATGGATGGCGTGCTCAAATACAAAAAACTCTACGGAGAATACCCCGCCGACCGTCCCCGGCCCGAGCACCATTTCCTCTACGACACCCAGGCCGCCTGTCGCGATTTTGTCTTCGGCGCCCGGCCCCTCCCGGATGATCTCCGCACGGGCGGCGACGGGCTCGCGCTCAACCGGTTCAAGAGCGTCGAGTGCCAGATCATGGACTGGGCCGACGACACCGCCTATTCGCTCAACGACATCGTGGACGGCGCCCGCGCCGGTTTTCTCACCCAGGAAACCATCGAAGCCTGGGCCGCCGACCAGGCGATGGACGTCCGGCAGCAGCAGTATTTCGACAAGCTCATCGAGTTCATCCGAGGCGGAAAACTGGAGCGCGTGTTCGCCGCCAAGGTCGGCGACTTCATCCAGGCATGCGCGCTCCGCGAGCGCGCCAATTTCATGTCCGGCGCGACCCACCGCTACCGGTTCGAACTCGTGATCAGCGACACCGCGAAACGCGAAGCCGCGTTTTACAAAAAACTGGCGCTCGACCTCATCTTCCGCAGCCCGCAACTCCAGCAAATGGAACACAAGGGACGCCGCGTCCTCCGCGAGCTCTGGCAAATGTGCCAGAATAACTACGTGAGTGGCGAGGCCCGCCCGTTGATGATTTTGCCGACCCGCGTCGGCGCCCTGCTCAAGGCCGAAACCACCGACGCCGGCCGGGCCCGCCAGATCTGCGACTGGCTCGCCGGTCTCACCGACACGATGATCGTCCGCACCTACAAGCGGATGACTGATCCGGACTTCGGCTCGATTCGCGACCTCGATTGA
- a CDS encoding LacI family transcriptional regulator, whose amino-acid sequence MERRITLRDIARETRLHYTTVSLALRGDTRIRPETRTLVEQTAARMGYVPDPMVSALSVYRTAMKPSSFHGTLACLVNDAESHFHPDHHFIHMRQSMIRRAGELGYRIEEFLLRTPGMNEQRMSGILQARGIRGIIVAPQPETRIDARIEIDWSHFTSVAIGYSLAWPQHHLVVNHQFRAAKLAVQKLAALGYRRIGLFVCSMTNHRVDENWLGGYLAEVSAHKTLTPLAPLFFEHHEKRSAADLHAWMKRWRPDAIITDHFFTTDWLIGTGKLRIPDDVGAASLYVPTEKGFHAGVDQNDIEIGAAAIDLLVSLLHTNVRGIPACQRHLLIEGIWREGRSVRIQK is encoded by the coding sequence ATGGAACGCCGCATTACCCTGCGCGACATTGCTCGCGAAACCAGACTCCACTACACCACCGTCTCGCTTGCCTTGCGTGGCGACACCCGCATCCGCCCCGAGACGCGCACCCTCGTCGAGCAGACTGCCGCCCGGATGGGCTACGTGCCCGATCCGATGGTGAGCGCCCTCTCCGTGTATCGCACCGCGATGAAACCCTCCTCGTTCCATGGCACGCTCGCTTGCCTGGTCAATGACGCGGAGAGCCATTTTCACCCCGATCACCACTTCATTCACATGCGGCAAAGCATGATCAGACGCGCCGGCGAACTCGGTTATCGCATCGAGGAGTTCCTGTTGCGCACGCCCGGCATGAACGAGCAGCGCATGAGCGGGATCCTCCAGGCGCGTGGCATTCGCGGCATCATTGTCGCCCCGCAGCCGGAGACGCGCATAGACGCCCGGATCGAAATCGACTGGTCGCACTTCACGTCCGTGGCCATCGGTTATTCGCTGGCCTGGCCGCAGCATCATCTTGTCGTCAATCACCAGTTTCGGGCCGCCAAACTCGCCGTTCAGAAGCTCGCCGCGCTCGGTTACCGGCGTATCGGACTGTTTGTGTGCAGCATGACCAACCATCGCGTGGACGAGAACTGGCTCGGGGGTTATCTGGCCGAAGTGTCCGCGCACAAAACCCTCACCCCGCTCGCGCCGCTCTTTTTCGAACATCACGAAAAACGCAGTGCCGCCGACCTGCACGCATGGATGAAACGCTGGCGTCCCGACGCGATCATCACGGATCACTTTTTTACGACAGACTGGTTGATCGGAACCGGCAAACTTCGCATCCCCGACGACGTAGGCGCGGCCAGCCTCTACGTGCCGACTGAAAAAGGATTTCATGCGGGTGTGGACCAGAACGATATCGAGATCGGCGCCGCCGCCATCGACCTTCTTGTGAGCCTGCTGCACACCAACGTCCGCGGCATCCCCGCCTGCCAGCGCCATCTGCTCATCGAGGGTATCTGGCGCGAAGGTCGCTCCGTACGCATTCAAAAATAG
- a CDS encoding membrane protein, giving the protein MVRSTLEERQARHSEAVGEIMDTWGRSQEIAGPVLVVPYSWKTDGEEVHFVNGKRQTGSVEKTAHGEAWFLPETLAIEGQLDPSLRKRSIYTAAVYSTHLRVSGRFAVPDFGFVRERDVTPHWEKARLCFMISDLRGARENLVVKWGGRGADDTGGNALATTSGNGGGNTGDSPAAVALPLQPGPGIEGMASGVHAAVTAPSATTGPQAFSLDLRLNGSGRIDFVPLGRQTRVRLASAWPDPGFSGAWLPMTREVGADGFSAEWQVSWYGRNFPENGLLSGARDLPGLPGWSDSAFGVELLQPLNAYRVTERAIKYGVLFITLVFTTFFIFEAACGVRLSALNYLLVGTALCLFYLGTLALAEFVAFGIAYGLAAAASTLLIACYSRRILDSGRRAWIVGGLLGGVYGYLYFVLRMEDFSLLAGTAALFVVLGAIMYVTRKPLADSGRSSAIKRQYGGSEG; this is encoded by the coding sequence ATGGTCCGCTCCACCCTCGAAGAACGGCAGGCGCGGCACAGCGAAGCCGTCGGCGAGATCATGGACACCTGGGGCCGCTCGCAGGAAATCGCCGGCCCCGTGCTCGTCGTCCCGTATTCATGGAAAACGGACGGCGAGGAGGTCCATTTCGTGAACGGCAAACGCCAGACCGGGAGCGTCGAAAAAACAGCGCACGGCGAAGCGTGGTTTCTGCCGGAAACCCTCGCCATCGAGGGCCAGCTCGACCCGTCGTTGCGCAAGCGGAGCATCTACACCGCCGCCGTTTACTCGACGCACCTGCGCGTCAGCGGCCGGTTTGCCGTGCCGGACTTCGGCTTCGTCCGCGAAAGGGACGTGACGCCTCACTGGGAAAAGGCCCGGCTCTGTTTCATGATCAGCGACCTGCGCGGCGCCCGCGAAAACCTCGTCGTGAAATGGGGAGGCCGCGGCGCCGACGACACCGGCGGTAATGCGCTTGCCACTACATCCGGAAACGGCGGCGGAAACACCGGCGACAGCCCTGCGGCCGTCGCCCTCCCCCTGCAGCCCGGCCCCGGCATCGAAGGCATGGCGTCGGGCGTGCACGCGGCCGTCACCGCGCCCTCCGCAACCACGGGGCCGCAAGCGTTTTCGCTCGACCTGCGCCTCAACGGCAGCGGCCGGATCGACTTCGTGCCGCTCGGCCGCCAGACCCGGGTCAGGCTCGCCTCCGCCTGGCCCGATCCGGGTTTCTCCGGCGCCTGGCTGCCGATGACCCGCGAAGTGGGCGCCGACGGATTTTCGGCCGAGTGGCAGGTATCGTGGTACGGACGCAATTTTCCCGAAAACGGACTCCTCTCCGGCGCGCGCGACCTGCCGGGCTTGCCTGGCTGGAGCGATTCGGCGTTTGGCGTGGAGCTCCTGCAACCGCTCAACGCCTACCGCGTCACGGAACGCGCCATCAAATACGGCGTGCTCTTCATCACCCTGGTGTTCACGACATTTTTCATTTTCGAAGCGGCCTGCGGAGTGCGCCTGTCCGCGCTCAATTACCTGCTGGTCGGCACGGCGCTCTGCCTCTTTTACCTCGGCACGCTGGCGCTGGCGGAGTTCGTGGCGTTCGGCATCGCCTACGGCCTGGCGGCGGCGGCCTCGACTCTCCTGATTGCCTGCTACAGCCGGCGCATCCTCGACAGCGGACGCCGCGCCTGGATCGTCGGCGGGTTGCTCGGCGGCGTTTACGGTTACCTGTACTTCGTGCTGCGGATGGAGGATTTCTCGCTCCTCGCCGGCACGGCCGCGCTCTTCGTGGTGCTGGGGGCGATCATGTACGTGACGCGCAAGCCCCTCGCTGATTCCGGCCGGTCTTCTGCGATCAAGCGACAATACGGCGGCAGCGAGGGATAA